The Pseudomonas parafulva genome includes a window with the following:
- the radC gene encoding RadC family protein: MNIREWPAQDRPREKLLQRGAGVLSDAELLAVLLGSGVAGRNVLDLARGLLVRFGGLRPFLEADRRAVLREPGIGEVKYAQLQALLEIGRRYLNEGITRAAALEEPQAVRRYLKAMLRHEPSEVFGCLFLDTKHRPLAFEILFRGTIDRASVYPREVVRRALMHNAAALILCHNHPSGNSEPSKEDVHLTLSLKRGLALIDVRVLDHIIIGDGEPLSMAEHGWVVA; encoded by the coding sequence ATGAACATCAGGGAATGGCCGGCTCAGGATCGGCCAAGGGAAAAGCTACTGCAGCGTGGGGCGGGGGTGCTGTCTGACGCCGAACTGCTGGCTGTGCTGCTGGGGTCAGGCGTTGCAGGGCGCAACGTGCTCGACCTGGCGCGTGGCCTGTTGGTGCGCTTTGGCGGCTTACGGCCGTTTCTCGAGGCCGATCGGCGGGCGGTCTTGCGCGAGCCTGGCATAGGGGAGGTCAAATACGCACAGCTGCAGGCATTGCTGGAAATCGGTCGCCGCTACCTCAATGAAGGGATCACCCGCGCAGCGGCGTTGGAGGAACCCCAGGCCGTAAGGCGCTACCTCAAGGCCATGCTGCGCCATGAACCCAGCGAGGTGTTCGGTTGCCTGTTTCTGGACACCAAACACCGACCGTTGGCGTTCGAGATCCTGTTCAGGGGTACCATCGACCGAGCCAGTGTCTATCCGCGGGAAGTGGTGCGGCGTGCATTGATGCACAACGCCGCGGCGCTGATCCTCTGTCACAACCACCCTTCGGGCAACAGCGAACCCAGCAAAGAGGATGTGCACCTGACCCTTTCGCTCAAGCGTGGGCTGGCCTTGATCGATGTACGCGTGCTGGATCACATCATCATTGGCGACGGGGAGCCGCTGTCCATGGCCGAGCACGGGTGGGTCGTAGCTTAG
- the rpmB gene encoding 50S ribosomal protein L28, giving the protein MSRVCQVTGKGPVTGNNISHANNKTRRRFLPNLQHHRFWVESEKRFVRLRVSAKGMRIIDKRGIDAVLVDIRKAGAKV; this is encoded by the coding sequence ATGTCGAGAGTCTGTCAAGTTACTGGTAAGGGTCCAGTAACCGGGAACAACATTTCCCACGCAAACAACAAAACCCGTCGTCGTTTCCTGCCAAACCTGCAGCACCACCGTTTCTGGGTTGAATCCGAGAAGCGTTTCGTGCGTCTGCGCGTTTCCGCCAAAGGCATGCGCATCATCGACAAGCGCGGCATCGATGCCGTACTGGTTGACATCCGTAAAGCTGGCGCCAAGGTTTAA
- a CDS encoding ABC transporter substrate-binding protein encodes MRAAALSLLFTSLLAVGAAQAAPLSVCSEASPEGFDVVQYNSLTTTNATADVLMNRLVEFDAGKGKVVPSLAASWTVSADGLVYDFTLRDNVKFHTTAYFKPSRTLNADDVLFSFQRMLYPAHAWHKTAPGGYPHAQSLQLGSLIKTIDAPAPNTVRFTLTHPDATFLATLSMGFASIYSAEYADKLLKAGTPEKLNSQPIGTGPFVFQRFQKDAVVRYRANPDYFAGKPAVDPLIFAITTDANVRLQKLKRNECQVALSPKPLDIAEASQDSSLKVASTPAFMTAFIALNSQHPPLDKPEVRQAINLAFDKQAYVKAVFEDSAIAANGPYPPNTWSYAKDLPGYPLDVKKAKALLAKAGLADGFSTTIWTRPSGSLLNPNPSLGAQMLQADLAKVGIKAEIRVIEWGELIRRAKAGEHDLLFMGWAGDNGDPDNFLTPQFSCAAVKSGTNFARFCDNRLDQLISAGRTTNDQSVRSRLYQQAQTLIQQQALWVPLAHPTAAALLRQGVEGYQVNPFGRLDFSKVSVTK; translated from the coding sequence ATGCGTGCCGCCGCCCTTTCCTTATTGTTCACCTCCCTGCTTGCCGTGGGTGCAGCCCAGGCAGCGCCACTGAGCGTTTGCAGCGAAGCCAGCCCCGAAGGCTTCGACGTGGTGCAGTACAACTCGCTGACCACCACCAATGCCACGGCCGATGTGCTGATGAACCGCCTGGTGGAATTCGACGCAGGCAAAGGCAAGGTGGTGCCGAGCCTGGCCGCCAGCTGGACGGTGTCGGCCGATGGCCTGGTGTACGATTTCACCCTGCGCGACAACGTGAAATTCCATACCACTGCCTATTTCAAGCCCAGCCGTACGCTCAATGCCGACGACGTATTGTTCAGCTTCCAGCGCATGCTCTACCCCGCTCACGCCTGGCACAAGACAGCGCCCGGCGGCTACCCCCATGCCCAGTCGCTGCAACTGGGCAGCCTGATCAAGACGATCGACGCGCCGGCGCCCAATACCGTGCGCTTTACCCTTACCCACCCGGATGCGACCTTCCTGGCCACCCTGAGCATGGGCTTTGCCTCGATCTATTCAGCCGAATATGCCGACAAGTTGCTCAAGGCAGGCACGCCCGAGAAACTCAACAGCCAACCCATCGGCACCGGGCCATTCGTCTTCCAGCGGTTCCAGAAGGACGCGGTGGTGCGCTATCGCGCCAACCCTGACTACTTTGCCGGCAAGCCAGCCGTCGACCCACTGATCTTCGCCATCACCACCGATGCAAACGTGCGCCTGCAGAAACTCAAGCGCAACGAGTGCCAGGTAGCCCTGTCGCCCAAGCCACTGGACATTGCCGAGGCCAGCCAGGACAGCAGCCTCAAGGTGGCCAGCACGCCAGCGTTCATGACGGCATTCATCGCGCTCAACAGCCAGCACCCACCACTGGACAAGCCAGAGGTGCGCCAGGCCATCAACCTGGCCTTCGACAAACAGGCCTACGTGAAAGCTGTTTTCGAAGACTCGGCGATTGCGGCCAATGGCCCGTATCCGCCCAATACCTGGAGCTATGCCAAGGACCTGCCCGGTTACCCACTGGATGTGAAGAAAGCCAAGGCCCTGCTGGCCAAGGCCGGTCTGGCGGACGGCTTCAGCACAACGATCTGGACACGCCCTTCCGGTAGCCTGCTCAACCCCAACCCTAGCCTGGGCGCGCAGATGCTGCAGGCTGATCTCGCCAAGGTGGGCATCAAGGCTGAAATTCGGGTGATCGAATGGGGCGAACTCATCCGCCGCGCCAAGGCCGGCGAGCATGACCTGCTGTTCATGGGCTGGGCAGGCGACAACGGCGACCCGGATAACTTCCTCACCCCGCAGTTCTCCTGTGCAGCGGTCAAATCCGGGACCAACTTCGCGCGGTTCTGTGACAATCGCCTGGATCAGCTGATCAGTGCCGGTCGCACCACCAATGATCAGAGCGTGCGCAGCCGGCTGTACCAGCAGGCGCAGACCCTGATCCAGCAGCAGGCGCTGTGGGTGCCATTGGCGCATCCGACGGCGGCGGCCCTGCTGCGTCAGGGTGTCGAGGGTTATCAGGTCAACCCGTTCGGCCGGCTGGACTTCAGCAAAGTGAGCGTGACCAAGTAG
- the rpmG gene encoding 50S ribosomal protein L33 yields the protein MRELIRLVSSAGTGHFYTTDKNKRTTPDKIEIKKYDPVVRKHVVYKEAKIK from the coding sequence ATGCGTGAATTGATCCGTCTGGTTTCGAGTGCCGGTACCGGCCACTTCTACACCACCGACAAGAACAAGCGCACCACCCCGGACAAAATCGAGATCAAGAAATACGATCCCGTTGTTCGCAAGCACGTGGTGTACAAGGAAGCCAAGATCAAGTAA